In Panulirus ornatus isolate Po-2019 chromosome 40, ASM3632096v1, whole genome shotgun sequence, a single window of DNA contains:
- the LOC139761468 gene encoding uncharacterized protein gives MRLVLVTVGMALLLASGQAGPDVSAFSSSAIGGHSGGGSGGHGSGGFSSGGFGSGGGGGGYSGSSSGGGHGGGSSVGGGYSGGSSGGGGHGGGSSVGGGYSGGSSGGVGHGGGSSVGGGYNGGSSGGGGHGGGSSIGGGGGGYGGGSSGGGGGGGGYGGGSSGGYGSGAGGDGGRSSARASISFNFKHNRGGSGGGYGGGSGGHTGSGGGSGGDYGASIGGGAHGGSGGGSGSGYGGGSIGGGGHGGSGGGLGGGYGSGSAGGSGGSGGGYSGGSGGGHGGSGGGYGGGSQGGGHGGSGGGSAGGYSGGPVGGGGSGGGYGDGSVGGGHGGSGGGFGGGYGGGFVGGGHGGSGGGSGGGYGGGSVGGGHGGSGGGSGGGYDGGSVGGGHGGSGGGSGGGYGGGSIGGGHGGSGGGSGGGYDGGSVGGGHGGSGGGSGGGYGGGSVGGGHGGSGGGSGGGYDGGSVGGGHGGSGGGSGGGYGGGPVGGGSHGGSGGGFTSGYGK, from the exons ATG AGGCTGGTGTTGGTCACAGTGGGCATGGCCCTCCTGCTGGCGTCAGGCCAGGCTGGGCCCGACGTGAGTGCCTTCTCCAGTTCCGCCATCGgtggacacagtggtggtggcagcggaggACACGGAAGCGGTGGCTTCTCCAGCGGCGGTTTCGGATCTGGCGGAGGTGGCGGAGGGTATAGCGGCAGCTCCTCCGGTGGTGGACACGGTGGTGGTTCCTCCGTCGGTGGAGGCTACAGCGGCGGCTCCTCCGGTGGTGGAGGACACGGTGGTGGTTCCTCCGTTGGCGGAGGCTACAGCGGCGGCTCCTCCGGTGGCGTAGGACACGGTGGTGGCTCCTCTGTCGGTGGAGGCTACAACGGTGGCTCCTCCGGTGGTGGAGGACACGGTGGTGGCTCCtccattggtggtggtggtggaggatacgGCGGTGGCTCctccggtggtggaggaggaggtggaggatacgGCGGTGGCTCCTCCGGTGGCTACGGCTCgggtgcaggtggtgatggtggcaggagtAGTGCCAGGGCAAGCATAAGCTTTAACTTTAAACATAATCGAGGGGGATCTGGGGGTGGCTACGGTGGTGGTTCCGGAGGTCATACAGGCTCCGGAGGTGGATCTGGAGGAGACTACGGTGCATCTATAGGAGGTGGCGCTCATGGTGGATCTGGAGGTGGATCTGGAAGTGGCTACGGAGGTGGATCTATAggaggtggtggtcatggtggatcCGGAGGTGGACTTGGAGGTGGCTACGGAAGTGGATCTGCAGGAGGAAGTGGTGGATCTGGAGGTGGCTAcagtggtggatcaggtggtggtcatggtggatccggcggtggttatggtggtggatcCCAAGGAGGAGGTCACGGCGGCTCCGGAGGTGGATCTGCAGGAGGTTATAGTGGTGGCCCTGTAGGTGGAGGTGGATCTGGAGGTGGCTACGGCGATGGTTCCGTAGGAGGAGGTCATGGAGGCTCCGGAGGTGGATTTGGAGGTGGCTACGGCGGTGGTTTCGTAGGAGGAGGTCATGGAGGCTCAGGAGGTGGATCTGGAGGAGGGTACGGCGGTGGTTCCGTTGGAGGAGGTCATGGAGGCTCAGGAGGTGGATCTGGAGGAGGGTACGACGGTGGTTCCGTAGGAGGAGGTCATGGAGGCTCCGGAGGTGGATCTGGAGGAGGGTACGGCGGTGGTTCCATTGGAGGAGGTCATGGAGGCTCCGGAGGTGGTTCTGGAGGAGGGTACGACGGTGGTTCCGTTGGAGGAGGTCATGGAGGCTCAGGAGGTGGATCTGGAGGAGGGTACGGCGGTGGTTCCGTTGGAGGAGGTCATGGAGGCTCCGGAGGTGGATCTGGAGGAGGGTACGACGGTGGTTCCGTAGGAGGAGGTCATGGAGGCTCCGGAGGTGGATCTGGAGGAGGGTACGGCGGTGGTCCcgtaggaggaggaagccatggaGGCTCCGGGGGTGGATTTACTTCTGGCTACGGAAAATAA
- the LOC139761592 gene encoding uncharacterized protein — MRLVLGCVCVALLVVSSCGRPSVSSFSSSSVGGHSGGNGGGYGSSGGGGGGGGFGSSGGGGYGSSGSGGGGFGSSGGGGGGYGSSGGGEGYGSSGGGGGGYGSSGGGGGGYGSSGGGGGGYGSSGGGGGGYGSSGGSSGGYGGGTATATISFNLGAPQGGYSGRDSGGNGYGSGGSNGGGSSGGGYGGGGSVGGSGGGGYGGGGSNGGGSSGGGYGGGGSVGGGYGGGGSSGGGYGGGGSSGGGYGGGGSGGGGYGSGGSGGGGYGDGGSNGGGSSGGSYGGGGFGESGGGGSNYGK; from the exons ATG AggttggtgttggggtgtgtgtgcgtggccctgctggtggtgtcCAGTTGTGGCAGGCCCAGCGTCAGTTCTTTCTCCAGCTCCTCCGTCGGTGGACATAGTGGGGGCAACGGTGGAGGCTATGGctcctctggaggaggaggaggaggaggaggcttcggttcttctggaggaggaggttatggttcctctggaagtggaggaggaggatttggttcctctggtggtggaggtggagggtatggctCCTCTGGAGGTGGAGAGGGCTACGGCTcttctggaggtggaggaggagggtatggttcctctggaggtggaggaggcggctATGGTTcctctggaggtggaggaggaggctatggctcctctggaggtggaggaggaggttatggttCAAGTGGAGGTTCATCTGGTGGGTATGGGGGTGGGACGGCCACAGCGACAATCAGCTTTAACCTCGGGGCTCCTCAGGGTGGCTATAGTGGTAGGGACTCCGGTGGTAATGGCTACGGAAGTGGTGGCTCTAACGGTGGAGGTTCCAGCGGTGGCGGCTACGGAGGTGGTGGCTCCGTTGGTGGCTCCGGCGGTGGCGGCTACGGAGGTGGTGGATCCAACGGTGGTGGTTCCAGCGGTGGCGGCTACGGAGGTGGTGGTTCCGTCGGTGGCGGCTACGGAGGTGGTGGTTCCAGCGGTGGCGGCTACGGAGGTGGTGGTTCCAGCGGTGGCGGCTACGGAGGTGGTGGTTCCGGCGGTGGCGGCTACGGAAGTGGTGGTTCCGGCGGTGGCGGCTACGGAGATGGTGGTTCCAACGGTGGTGGTTCCAGCGGTGGCAGCTACGGAGGTGGTGGTTTCGgcgaaagtggtggtggtggtagcaattATGGAAAATAG
- the LOC139761593 gene encoding uncharacterized protein, which yields MKLVLSCVGVALLVVSCCAKPEVSSFSTSSIGGGGGYGSSGGGGFGGGHGSSGGVGGGFGGGHGGSGGGYGSSGGGGGATASISFNLGAPQGSYGGGTSGGFGGGSGGAFGGSSSGGYGGSGSGFSGGSSGGFGVGSSGGYGDNSNGGFDGTSSGGYGDGTNGGFGGGSSGGYSSSSNGGFGGGFGGGSGSGHSGGSNGGFGGGFGGGSSGGYSGGSNGGFGGGFGGGSSSGYSGGSNGGFGGGFGGGSSGEHSGGSNGGFGGGFGGNSGSVSYGK from the exons ATG AAGCTGGTGTTATCCTGCGTGGGAGTGGCCCTCCTGGTGGTGTCATGTTGCGCCAAGCCTGAAGTGAGCTCCTTCTCTACCTCTTCTatcggaggaggtggaggctatGGCTCCTCTGGTGGTGGGGGCTTCGGCGGAGGCCACGGCTcctctggtggtgttggtggcggcttCGGCGGAGGCCATGGCGGCAGCGGTGGAGGTTATGGCTcctctggtggtggaggcggagctACAGCAAGCATTAGCTTCAACCTCGGAGCCCCCCAGGGTTCCTATGGAGGTGGAACAAGCGGTGGCTTTGGTGGTGGGTCTGGTGGAGCATTCGGCGGCAGTTCCAGTGGCGGTTATGGTGGCTCCGGTTCCGGCTTCAGTGGTGGTTCAAGTGGTGGCTTCGGTGTTGGTTCCAGTGGAGGCTACGGCGATAACTCTAATGGCGGCTTCGATGGTACCTCTAGTGGAGGCTACGGTGATGGTACAAACGGAGGCTTCGGCGGTGGTTCCAGCGGAGGCTACAGCAGTAGTTCCAACGGCGGTTTTGGAGGCGGATTCGGtggtggatctggcagtggacaCAGCGGTGGCTCCAACGGCGGCTTTGGAGGAGGATTCGGTGGTGGATCTAGCGGTGGATACAGTGGTGGTTCCAACGGCGGCTTTGGAGGCGGATTCGGTGGTGGATCTAGTAGTGGATACAGTGGTGGCTCCAACGGCGGCTTTGGAGGTGGATTTGGTGGTGGATCCAGCGGTGAACACAGTGGTGGCTCCAACGGCGGCTTTGGAGGTGGATTTGGAGGAAACTCTGGAAGTGTTTCTTATGGGAAATAA
- the LOC139761594 gene encoding uncharacterized protein, translated as MGDSDDSYASNTSSTITTSAAAESATTESTSAISAAAAESTTAESASAVSAAAESATTESTSSIATAAKTAASSASSASSIAATARAGDSDHSYVSATAATTTAKASAATTVAASISTTWHGGARDGQQGHADGD; from the coding sequence ATGGGTGACAGTGACGACTCTTACGCCTCCAACACGTCCTCCACCATAaccacctccgccgccgccgAATCCGCCACCACCGAATCCACCTCCGCCAtatccgccgccgccgccgaatCCACCACCGCCGAATCCGCCTCCGCCGTATCCGCCGCCGCCGAATCCGCCACCACCGAATCCACCTCCTCCATAGCCACCGCCGCCAAAACcgccgcctcctccgcctcctccgcctcctccataGCCGCCACCGCCAGAGCGGGTGACAGTGACCACTCTTACGTTTCCGCCACcgcggccaccaccaccgccaaagcctccgccgccaccaccgtgGCCGCCTCCATATCCACCACCTGGCATGGCGGAGCCAGAGATGGCCAGCAGGGTCACGCCGATGGAGACTAA